A genome region from Arachis duranensis cultivar V14167 chromosome 6, aradu.V14167.gnm2.J7QH, whole genome shotgun sequence includes the following:
- the LOC107494794 gene encoding uncharacterized protein LOC107494794 isoform X2 — MTLRLLSAPPSIPLFTCHASSTTAAAARPLPSPPPTLPQLSSSPPTSSTPQSPLTCALHCPHFQSCSGCTHEFNLHRPDILEDASDFFRKHGVSDFTFDTCKLWGWRCRAKLAVRGSSSDPLIGLYEEGTHNVVDIPQCKAHHPNINAAVELLRQGIAELDIEPYVEDEGTGELRYVQVNGKVQVTLVWNSRNENSPSSDKLNELANFLWKNGGPKSKLHLLHSVWVNFQTSTNNIIFGNRWRHLLGERDFWEHVGGIDVSLAPSSFGQANTRAFDVLLRKLQKYVPHGASVADLYAGAGVIGLSLAATRKCRSVKCIEINKESKASFEKTIGRLPATVDSSITWHHADASREPFLWLVGSDVVVVDPPRKGLDVSLKDALQNISSMERKVFSSFESSNSVKEEKRPWVLRAKEDSVQVGRKPPPENIPQSVPQTLIYISCGWESFKEDCKSLLSSKAWHLDKAHGFNFFPGTQRYLCHFYNLVFV; from the exons ATGACCCTCCGTCTTCTCTCAGCTCCACCGTCCATCCCTCTCTTCACCTGCCATGCTTCCTCCACCACCGCCGCCGCCGCCCGTCCCCTCCCTTCGCCTCCGCCTACGCTTCCTCAACTCTCGTCGTCACCCCCTACTTCTTCCACTCCTCAGTCCCCGCTAACTTGCGCACTTCACTGCCCACACTTCCAGTC GTGCTCCGGGTGCACGCACGAGTTCAATCTCCACCGTCCGGATATACTGGAAGATGCTTCCGATTTCTTTCGGAAACATGGAGTCTCCGATTTCACTTTCGATACCTGCAAACTG TGGGGTTGGAGGTGCCGTGCGAAATTGGCTGTGCGTGGCTCTTCATCGGACCCTCTCATTGGTCTCTATGAAGAGGGTACTCACAACGTAGTTGACATTCCACAGTGCAAAG CTCATCATCCTAATATTAATGCTGCTGTTGAGCTGCTTAGACAGg GTATTGCTGAATTGGATATTGAACCATATGTTGAAGATGAGGGTACGGGCGAGTTGCGATATGTTCAGGTAAACG GAAAGGTTCAGGTTACTTTAGTTTGGAATTCAAGAAATGAAAATTCACCTAGTTCAGATAAATTGAATGAATTGGCAAAT TTTCTATGGAAAAACGGTGGGCCCAAGAGCAAGCTTCATTTACTCCATTCTGTGTGGGTCAACTTTCAGACTTCGACAAACAAT ATAATTTTTGGGAATAGATGGAGACATCTTCTTGGAGAGAGAGATTTTTGGGAACATGTTGGTGGAATTGATGTGTCCTTGGCTCCTTCTAGTTTTGGCCAGGCAAACACTAGG GCTTTTGATGTCTTGCTTCGGAAGTTACAGAAATATGTTCCACATGGGGCATCTGTTGCAGATTTGTATGCTGGAGCTGGGGTAATTGGGTTGTCATTAGCTGCCACTAGAAAGTGCAG GTCCGTTAAATGCATCGAGATTAACAAAGAGTCAAAGGCATCTTTTGAGAAGACTATTGGTCGGTTGCCTGCCACAGTTGACAGCAGTATCACTTGGCATCATGCCGATGCTTCCAGA GAACCTTTTTTATGGCTTGTGGGTTcagatgttgttgttgttgatccTCCCAGAAAAGGACTAGATGTATCACTAAAAGATGCATTGCAGAATATATCATCAATGGAGCGAAAAGTCTTTTCATCATTTGAGAG CTCAAACTCAGTCAAGGAAGAGAAACGACCGTGGGTTTTACGTGCTAAAGAAGATTCAGTCCAGGTTGGAAGAAAACCGCCTCCTGAGAACATTCCTCAATCAGTGCCCCAAACCCTGATTTACATAAGTTGTGGATGGGAAAGCTTTAAGGAG GACTGTAAGTCATTGTTGTCCAGTAAGGCTTGGCATTTGGATAAAGCTCATGGGTTTAATTTCTTTCCTGGTACCCAAAGGTATTTATGTCATTTCTATAACTTAGTATTTGTTTAA
- the LOC107494794 gene encoding uncharacterized protein LOC107494794 isoform X3: MTLRLLSAPPSIPLFTCHASSTTAAAARPLPSPPPTLPQLSSSPPTSSTPQSPLTCALHCPHFQSCSGCTHEFNLHRPDILEDASDFFRKHGVSDFTFDTCKLWGWRCRAKLAVRGSSSDPLIGLYEEGTHNVVDIPQCKAHHPNINAAVELLRQGIAELDIEPYVEDEGTGELRYVQMAVTTHNTSLPAAERYMNGKVQVTLVWNSRNENSPSSDKLNELANFLWKNGGPKSKLHLLHSVWVNFQTSTNNAFDVLLRKLQKYVPHGASVADLYAGAGVIGLSLAATRKCRSVKCIEINKESKASFEKTIGRLPATVDSSITWHHADASREPFLWLVGSDVVVVDPPRKGLDVSLKDALQNISSMERKVFSSFESSNSVKEEKRPWVLRAKEDSVQVGRKPPPENIPQSVPQTLIYISCGWESFKEDCKSLLSSKAWHLDKAHGFNFFPGTQRYLCHFYNLVFV; encoded by the exons ATGACCCTCCGTCTTCTCTCAGCTCCACCGTCCATCCCTCTCTTCACCTGCCATGCTTCCTCCACCACCGCCGCCGCCGCCCGTCCCCTCCCTTCGCCTCCGCCTACGCTTCCTCAACTCTCGTCGTCACCCCCTACTTCTTCCACTCCTCAGTCCCCGCTAACTTGCGCACTTCACTGCCCACACTTCCAGTC GTGCTCCGGGTGCACGCACGAGTTCAATCTCCACCGTCCGGATATACTGGAAGATGCTTCCGATTTCTTTCGGAAACATGGAGTCTCCGATTTCACTTTCGATACCTGCAAACTG TGGGGTTGGAGGTGCCGTGCGAAATTGGCTGTGCGTGGCTCTTCATCGGACCCTCTCATTGGTCTCTATGAAGAGGGTACTCACAACGTAGTTGACATTCCACAGTGCAAAG CTCATCATCCTAATATTAATGCTGCTGTTGAGCTGCTTAGACAGg GTATTGCTGAATTGGATATTGAACCATATGTTGAAGATGAGGGTACGGGCGAGTTGCGATATGTTCAG ATGGCTGTAACAACACACAACACGTCTCTTCCAGCAGCAGAAAGATATATGAATG GAAAGGTTCAGGTTACTTTAGTTTGGAATTCAAGAAATGAAAATTCACCTAGTTCAGATAAATTGAATGAATTGGCAAAT TTTCTATGGAAAAACGGTGGGCCCAAGAGCAAGCTTCATTTACTCCATTCTGTGTGGGTCAACTTTCAGACTTCGACAAACAAT GCTTTTGATGTCTTGCTTCGGAAGTTACAGAAATATGTTCCACATGGGGCATCTGTTGCAGATTTGTATGCTGGAGCTGGGGTAATTGGGTTGTCATTAGCTGCCACTAGAAAGTGCAG GTCCGTTAAATGCATCGAGATTAACAAAGAGTCAAAGGCATCTTTTGAGAAGACTATTGGTCGGTTGCCTGCCACAGTTGACAGCAGTATCACTTGGCATCATGCCGATGCTTCCAGA GAACCTTTTTTATGGCTTGTGGGTTcagatgttgttgttgttgatccTCCCAGAAAAGGACTAGATGTATCACTAAAAGATGCATTGCAGAATATATCATCAATGGAGCGAAAAGTCTTTTCATCATTTGAGAG CTCAAACTCAGTCAAGGAAGAGAAACGACCGTGGGTTTTACGTGCTAAAGAAGATTCAGTCCAGGTTGGAAGAAAACCGCCTCCTGAGAACATTCCTCAATCAGTGCCCCAAACCCTGATTTACATAAGTTGTGGATGGGAAAGCTTTAAGGAG GACTGTAAGTCATTGTTGTCCAGTAAGGCTTGGCATTTGGATAAAGCTCATGGGTTTAATTTCTTTCCTGGTACCCAAAGGTATTTATGTCATTTCTATAACTTAGTATTTGTTTAA
- the LOC107494794 gene encoding uncharacterized protein LOC107494794 isoform X1 yields MTLRLLSAPPSIPLFTCHASSTTAAAARPLPSPPPTLPQLSSSPPTSSTPQSPLTCALHCPHFQSCSGCTHEFNLHRPDILEDASDFFRKHGVSDFTFDTCKLWGWRCRAKLAVRGSSSDPLIGLYEEGTHNVVDIPQCKAHHPNINAAVELLRQGIAELDIEPYVEDEGTGELRYVQMAVTTHNTSLPAAERYMNGKVQVTLVWNSRNENSPSSDKLNELANFLWKNGGPKSKLHLLHSVWVNFQTSTNNIIFGNRWRHLLGERDFWEHVGGIDVSLAPSSFGQANTRAFDVLLRKLQKYVPHGASVADLYAGAGVIGLSLAATRKCRSVKCIEINKESKASFEKTIGRLPATVDSSITWHHADASREPFLWLVGSDVVVVDPPRKGLDVSLKDALQNISSMERKVFSSFESSNSVKEEKRPWVLRAKEDSVQVGRKPPPENIPQSVPQTLIYISCGWESFKEDCKSLLSSKAWHLDKAHGFNFFPGTQRYLCHFYNLVFV; encoded by the exons ATGACCCTCCGTCTTCTCTCAGCTCCACCGTCCATCCCTCTCTTCACCTGCCATGCTTCCTCCACCACCGCCGCCGCCGCCCGTCCCCTCCCTTCGCCTCCGCCTACGCTTCCTCAACTCTCGTCGTCACCCCCTACTTCTTCCACTCCTCAGTCCCCGCTAACTTGCGCACTTCACTGCCCACACTTCCAGTC GTGCTCCGGGTGCACGCACGAGTTCAATCTCCACCGTCCGGATATACTGGAAGATGCTTCCGATTTCTTTCGGAAACATGGAGTCTCCGATTTCACTTTCGATACCTGCAAACTG TGGGGTTGGAGGTGCCGTGCGAAATTGGCTGTGCGTGGCTCTTCATCGGACCCTCTCATTGGTCTCTATGAAGAGGGTACTCACAACGTAGTTGACATTCCACAGTGCAAAG CTCATCATCCTAATATTAATGCTGCTGTTGAGCTGCTTAGACAGg GTATTGCTGAATTGGATATTGAACCATATGTTGAAGATGAGGGTACGGGCGAGTTGCGATATGTTCAG ATGGCTGTAACAACACACAACACGTCTCTTCCAGCAGCAGAAAGATATATGAATG GAAAGGTTCAGGTTACTTTAGTTTGGAATTCAAGAAATGAAAATTCACCTAGTTCAGATAAATTGAATGAATTGGCAAAT TTTCTATGGAAAAACGGTGGGCCCAAGAGCAAGCTTCATTTACTCCATTCTGTGTGGGTCAACTTTCAGACTTCGACAAACAAT ATAATTTTTGGGAATAGATGGAGACATCTTCTTGGAGAGAGAGATTTTTGGGAACATGTTGGTGGAATTGATGTGTCCTTGGCTCCTTCTAGTTTTGGCCAGGCAAACACTAGG GCTTTTGATGTCTTGCTTCGGAAGTTACAGAAATATGTTCCACATGGGGCATCTGTTGCAGATTTGTATGCTGGAGCTGGGGTAATTGGGTTGTCATTAGCTGCCACTAGAAAGTGCAG GTCCGTTAAATGCATCGAGATTAACAAAGAGTCAAAGGCATCTTTTGAGAAGACTATTGGTCGGTTGCCTGCCACAGTTGACAGCAGTATCACTTGGCATCATGCCGATGCTTCCAGA GAACCTTTTTTATGGCTTGTGGGTTcagatgttgttgttgttgatccTCCCAGAAAAGGACTAGATGTATCACTAAAAGATGCATTGCAGAATATATCATCAATGGAGCGAAAAGTCTTTTCATCATTTGAGAG CTCAAACTCAGTCAAGGAAGAGAAACGACCGTGGGTTTTACGTGCTAAAGAAGATTCAGTCCAGGTTGGAAGAAAACCGCCTCCTGAGAACATTCCTCAATCAGTGCCCCAAACCCTGATTTACATAAGTTGTGGATGGGAAAGCTTTAAGGAG GACTGTAAGTCATTGTTGTCCAGTAAGGCTTGGCATTTGGATAAAGCTCATGGGTTTAATTTCTTTCCTGGTACCCAAAGGTATTTATGTCATTTCTATAACTTAGTATTTGTTTAA